In Hemiscyllium ocellatum isolate sHemOce1 chromosome 5, sHemOce1.pat.X.cur, whole genome shotgun sequence, the following are encoded in one genomic region:
- the LOC132815846 gene encoding THAP domain-containing protein 2-like, producing MPTSCAAYGCTAVYRKNTNTSFHRFPSNPWRRTEWIRLVRRENFKPSKHTFLCSKHFEQTCFDRTGQTRRLREDAVPTIFDFPPHMQNKLVSRKTPLTSAGISNQQDPSKSSSSTGTSTRTTGTNTRTISTSTRTTGTSTSTSPCTTSSTEVFQEHSYCLANPVVAKRKVFQLQDEVDYLRQQIRISRQRERRVVKKWRGISNLLEDLKERNLLPKGKGAELVQSVLTDESFKGR from the exons ATGCCAACCAGCTGCGCGGCCTACGGATGTACAGCGGTGTACAGAAAAAACACCAACACCAGCTTCCACAG gttTCCATCTAACCCTTGGAGACGGACAGAATGGATACGGCTTGTTCGACGTGAAAACTTCAAGCCAAGCAAACACACCTTCCTTTGCTCGAAACATTTTGAGCAAACATGCTTTGACCGGACAGGACAAACTAGGCGCCTGCGAGAAGATGCTGTCCCTACAATATTTGACTTCCCACCACACATGCAAAAT aaactAGTATCCAGGAAAACCCCTTTGACCTCTGCAGGTATCAGTAACCAACAGGACCCATCCAAGTCTAGCAGTAGTACTGGCACGAGCACTCGGACAACTGGCACCAACACTAGGACTATTAGTACTAGCACTCGGACTACTGGCACTAGCACCAGTACCAGTCCTTGCACCACCAGCAGTACAGAAGTTTTCCAAGAACATAGCTATTGTTTGGCTAATCCTGTCGTGGCCAAGAGGAAGGTATTCCAGTTGCAGGATGAAGTGGACTACCTCCGCCAACAAATAAGAATCAGCAGGCAGAGAGAACGTCGAGTGGTCAAGAAATGGAGAGGCATCAGCAACCTGCTTGAAGACTTGAAAGAAAGAAACTTGTTGCCTAAGGGCAAAGGAGCAGAGCTTGTTCAGTCTGTCTTGACTGATGAATCATttaaaggcagatga